A window of Polaribacter litorisediminis contains these coding sequences:
- the acs gene encoding acetate--CoA ligase, protein MSNYHIKHLEEYYQVYRKSVRNPESFWEEIAEEHFLWRKKWNKVLEWDFSKPEVKWFEGAKLNITENCIDRHLATRGDKTAILFEPNNPEEGAEHITYNQLHDRVNQFANVLKEQGVQKGDRVCIYVPMIPELAIATLACARIGAIHSVVFAGFSSMALATRINDCDCKMVITSDGSYRGSKTIDLKGIVDEALEICQGVKTVLVAKRIHSDINMKEGRDQWLQPLLDKASTECKAEVMDAEDPLFILYTSGSTGKPKGMVHTTAGYMVYTAYTFKNAFQYKENDVYWCTADIGWITGHSYIVYGPLANGATTVLFEGVPSYPDFGRFWDIVEKHKVNQFYTAPTAIRALAKQGAEFVEKYDLSSLKVLGSVGEPINEEAWHWYNDNIGKGKSPIIDSWWQTETGGIMITPIPYVTPTKPTYATLPFIGIQPCLMDEHGEELKGNQVEGRLCIKFPWPSIARTIWGNHQRYKETYFAAYENKYFTGDGALRDEVGYYRITGRVDDVIIVSGHNLGTAPIEDAINEHPAVAESAIVGFPHDIKGSALYGYVTLKETGESRVHENLRKEINQMISDKIGPIAKLNKIQFTEGLPKTRSGKIMRRILRKIASNEMDNLGDVSTLLNPEVVQTIIEERL, encoded by the coding sequence CTTTGGCGTAAAAAATGGAACAAAGTTTTAGAGTGGGATTTCTCTAAACCAGAAGTAAAATGGTTTGAGGGTGCAAAACTAAATATTACAGAAAATTGTATTGATAGACATTTAGCAACCAGAGGAGATAAAACCGCCATTCTTTTTGAACCCAATAATCCTGAGGAAGGTGCAGAACACATCACTTATAATCAACTGCACGATCGTGTAAACCAATTTGCAAATGTTTTAAAAGAACAAGGTGTACAAAAAGGAGATCGCGTGTGTATTTATGTGCCTATGATTCCAGAATTGGCAATCGCAACGCTGGCTTGCGCAAGAATAGGGGCTATACATTCGGTTGTCTTTGCAGGTTTTTCATCCATGGCATTAGCAACCCGAATTAATGATTGTGATTGTAAAATGGTCATTACTTCAGATGGTTCTTATAGAGGTTCAAAAACAATCGATTTAAAAGGTATTGTTGATGAGGCTTTAGAAATTTGTCAGGGGGTAAAAACGGTTTTGGTTGCCAAACGAATTCATTCTGATATCAACATGAAAGAAGGGCGTGATCAATGGTTACAACCTTTATTAGATAAGGCTTCAACAGAATGTAAAGCAGAAGTTATGGATGCAGAAGATCCGTTATTTATTTTATATACATCGGGTTCTACAGGCAAACCAAAAGGGATGGTGCATACCACAGCAGGTTACATGGTGTATACGGCATATACGTTTAAAAATGCATTTCAATATAAAGAAAATGATGTGTATTGGTGTACTGCGGATATTGGTTGGATTACCGGACATTCATACATCGTTTACGGTCCGTTAGCAAATGGTGCCACAACTGTTTTATTTGAAGGTGTGCCAAGTTATCCAGATTTCGGACGCTTTTGGGATATTGTAGAAAAGCACAAAGTAAATCAGTTTTATACCGCACCAACGGCTATTAGAGCTCTAGCAAAGCAAGGTGCAGAATTTGTAGAGAAATATGACTTGTCTTCACTAAAAGTGTTGGGAAGTGTAGGCGAACCTATTAACGAAGAAGCATGGCACTGGTATAATGATAATATCGGAAAAGGTAAAAGTCCGATTATAGATTCTTGGTGGCAAACCGAAACTGGCGGAATTATGATTACGCCAATACCGTATGTAACTCCAACAAAACCGACATATGCAACGTTGCCTTTTATCGGAATTCAACCTTGTTTGATGGATGAACACGGAGAAGAATTAAAAGGAAATCAAGTTGAAGGTAGATTGTGTATAAAATTTCCATGGCCAAGTATTGCAAGAACCATTTGGGGAAACCATCAACGCTATAAAGAAACCTATTTTGCGGCTTATGAGAACAAGTATTTTACTGGTGATGGCGCTTTGCGCGATGAGGTTGGGTATTATAGAATTACAGGTAGAGTAGATGATGTTATTATTGTTTCTGGTCATAACTTAGGAACTGCACCGATTGAAGATGCAATTAACGAACATCCTGCAGTTGCAGAAAGTGCTATTGTTGGTTTTCCTCATGATATAAAAGGAAGTGCCTTGTATGGTTATGTTACTTTAAAAGAAACGGGCGAAAGTAGAGTGCATGAAAATCTTCGTAAAGAGATTAATCAAATGATTTCAGATAAAATCGGGCCGATTGCTAAATTAAATAAAATTCAATTTACAGAAGGTTTGCCTAAAACGCGATCAGGAAAAATTATGAGACGTATTTTACGTAAAATCGCATCGAATGAAATGGATAACTTAGGGGATGTTTCTACACTTTTAAATCCTGAAGTGGTACAAACGATTATTGAAGAGAGATTGTAA
- a CDS encoding 3'-5' exonuclease produces the protein MNWFKKKIYPPFWKAYIASFKEKKSDTLEHLRFVVFDTETTGLDTKKDRILSIGSIAVIGNTLKVTDSLESYLSQDLFKAETVKIHGLLKEGAIKKVTEEEAIIQFLEHIGNSILVAHHAAFDVTMINQALKRLKLPKLKNKVLDTGHLFQKTKLDTSKKHFGLDQLSKKFNIPQHDRHTASGDAFITALLFVKLIGILKKKNPSLTLNYLLRSNDRIGLL, from the coding sequence ATGAACTGGTTTAAAAAAAAAATATATCCTCCGTTTTGGAAAGCATATATAGCAAGCTTTAAAGAAAAAAAAAGTGATACTTTAGAACACTTACGATTTGTAGTTTTTGATACCGAAACAACGGGCTTAGACACCAAAAAAGATAGAATTTTATCTATTGGATCTATTGCCGTTATTGGAAATACACTAAAAGTTACAGACAGTCTGGAAAGCTACCTTTCACAAGATTTGTTTAAAGCAGAAACGGTAAAAATTCATGGATTGCTAAAAGAAGGGGCTATTAAAAAAGTAACCGAAGAAGAAGCTATCATTCAATTTTTAGAGCATATCGGAAATAGTATTTTAGTCGCGCATCATGCAGCGTTTGATGTTACCATGATTAACCAAGCGTTAAAACGTTTAAAGTTACCCAAACTAAAAAACAAAGTGCTCGATACAGGGCATTTATTTCAAAAAACCAAACTAGACACTTCTAAAAAACATTTTGGTTTAGACCAATTATCAAAAAAATTTAACATCCCTCAACACGATAGGCACACGGCTTCTGGTGACGCTTTTATTACTGCTTTATTATTCGTTAAATTAATAGGAATCTTAAAGAAAAAAAATCCTTCATTAACTTTAAATTATTTACTTCGAAGTAACGACAGAATAGGATTATTATAA
- a CDS encoding DUF294 nucleotidyltransferase-like domain-containing protein, translating into MNLIAKRISDFLKDFPPFNMLSQAQLFAISSEVEVHYFEKNTDIFTTGQTIKNQFYVVKDGAVGLFIEEKNILVDECDEGDIFGLRALMRQGNYKLSAKAIEESIVYSISSELFEEYITTNSEASTFLMSSFASNIRYTATDPEKKNQSKEHLQDFFEEQSAAYSKNPIQCAPETSIKSAALIMTNKRVGSIIITKNKKPLGIITDKDLRIKIATGSSSIEEPVTKIMSSPVITYPENITIAEAQIAMLKYRITHLCITEDGSKDSKLIGILSEHDIVVVRGNSPSALVKEVRRAKTPEQLQHIRKRAEQLLERYIKQQIPIMFATKILSAINESITQKIIDISIKEMPTVPPTSFAWLAIGSQGREEQLLLTDQDNALVFNNVKDSEYKKTKEYFLSLSKKINQKLNSIGFELCPANMMASNPAWCLSVSEWEQQFKKWITTPDQDNLMLCTIFFDFEYVYGDKNLVTILAESIFESIASHDIFLNFLGLNALKNPPPLSFFRQFLVERDGDHKDQFDVKARAMMPLVDAARLLILSKNVKAHNNTIVRYKKLMELEPQNRDVYAACSEAFKNLLYFRTQQGLLHKDSGRFIDLQTLSKADRLALKNCFKAVKEVQDLIQTRFKLSQFL; encoded by the coding sequence ATGAATCTTATTGCAAAACGTATCTCTGATTTTTTAAAGGACTTTCCTCCTTTTAATATGCTATCTCAGGCACAATTATTTGCAATATCTAGTGAAGTAGAGGTTCACTATTTCGAAAAAAATACGGATATATTTACCACTGGGCAAACCATAAAAAATCAATTTTATGTCGTAAAAGACGGTGCCGTTGGATTATTTATTGAGGAAAAAAATATTTTAGTTGATGAGTGTGATGAAGGCGATATTTTTGGATTACGAGCCTTAATGCGCCAAGGAAATTACAAATTAAGTGCAAAAGCGATAGAAGAAAGCATTGTATATAGCATATCTTCAGAATTATTTGAAGAATATATTACAACCAATTCAGAAGCAAGTACATTTTTGATGTCTAGTTTTGCTTCTAATATTCGATATACTGCAACAGATCCTGAAAAAAAAAATCAATCCAAAGAACATCTTCAAGATTTTTTTGAAGAACAATCTGCAGCCTATTCTAAAAACCCAATACAATGTGCACCAGAAACTAGTATTAAATCGGCTGCCCTTATAATGACCAATAAACGAGTTGGTTCTATCATCATCACTAAAAACAAGAAACCTTTAGGTATTATTACGGATAAAGATTTACGTATAAAAATTGCAACAGGTAGCAGTTCTATTGAAGAACCCGTAACGAAAATAATGTCGTCTCCTGTAATAACCTACCCGGAAAACATAACGATTGCAGAAGCTCAAATTGCGATGTTAAAATATCGTATTACCCATTTGTGCATCACCGAAGATGGCTCTAAAGATTCAAAATTAATAGGTATTTTATCGGAACATGATATTGTCGTTGTTCGTGGAAATAGTCCATCTGCCTTGGTAAAAGAAGTGCGGCGAGCCAAAACACCAGAACAATTACAACACATTCGTAAACGTGCAGAACAACTTTTAGAGCGGTATATAAAACAGCAAATACCCATTATGTTTGCTACTAAAATACTTTCTGCAATTAATGAAAGTATTACCCAAAAAATTATTGATATTTCTATCAAAGAAATGCCAACTGTACCTCCTACTTCTTTTGCTTGGTTAGCGATTGGTAGTCAAGGACGCGAAGAACAACTATTACTTACCGACCAAGATAATGCACTAGTTTTTAACAATGTAAAAGACTCAGAATACAAAAAAACTAAAGAATATTTTTTATCACTTTCTAAAAAAATCAATCAAAAATTAAATAGTATTGGTTTTGAGTTATGTCCTGCAAATATGATGGCGAGCAATCCTGCATGGTGTTTATCGGTTTCAGAATGGGAACAACAATTTAAAAAATGGATTACAACACCCGATCAAGATAACTTAATGCTCTGCACAATTTTCTTTGATTTTGAATATGTTTATGGTGATAAAAATTTAGTAACTATTTTGGCGGAAAGTATTTTCGAATCGATAGCATCTCATGATATATTTTTAAACTTTTTAGGTCTTAATGCCTTAAAAAATCCGCCACCTTTAAGTTTTTTCAGACAATTTTTAGTGGAACGAGATGGCGATCATAAAGATCAATTTGATGTAAAGGCACGCGCAATGATGCCTTTAGTGGATGCTGCACGTCTCTTAATCTTATCAAAAAATGTAAAAGCTCATAACAACACGATTGTGCGTTATAAAAAACTGATGGAGTTAGAACCTCAAAATAGAGATGTGTATGCTGCTTGTTCAGAGGCCTTTAAAAATCTATTATACTTTAGAACTCAGCAAGGTTTGCTGCATAAAGACTCCGGTCGTTTTATAGATTTACAAACATTAAGCAAAGCCGATCGTTTAGCATTAAAAAATTGCTTTAAAGCCGTAAAAGAGGTGCAAGATTTAATTCAAACTAGATTTAAGCTGTCTCAATTTTTATAG
- a CDS encoding acyl-CoA carboxylase subunit beta produces the protein MESKIKNLNQKLAEAHLGGGQARINKQHQNKKLTARERVLYLLDEGSFEEIGALVIHRTKDFNMENQIFYGDGVVTGYGTVNGRLTYVFAQDFTVFGGSLSETHAEKICKVMDLALKVGAPIIGLNDSGGARIQEGVRSLAGYADIFYKNVQASGVIPQLSAIMGPCAGGAVYSPAMTDFTMMVENTSYMFVTGPNVVKTVTNEEVTSEELGGASTHSTKSGVAHKTSSNDVACLEDIKSLLSYLPQNNTETPKLLPFELQDEIRENLVNIVPENANKPYDMHDVISGIIDENSFYEIHKDYAENIIVGFARLGGRSIGIVANQPLFLAGVLDVNSSKKAARFVRFCDAFNIPLLVLEDVPGFLPGTDQEWNGIIVHGAKLLYAFSEATVPRITVITRKAYGGAYDVMNSKHIGADMNFAWPSAEIAVMGAKGAAEIIFKREITSAENSEEKWKEKEAEYAKLFANPYSAAQRGFIDEVILPQDTRRKLIKAFSMLENKEVERPKRKHGNIPL, from the coding sequence ATGGAATCCAAAATAAAAAATCTCAACCAAAAACTTGCAGAAGCCCATTTAGGTGGCGGACAAGCTAGAATAAATAAACAACATCAAAATAAAAAATTAACCGCAAGAGAACGTGTTTTGTACTTATTAGATGAAGGCTCTTTTGAAGAAATTGGTGCATTAGTAATCCACAGAACGAAAGACTTTAACATGGAAAACCAAATTTTTTATGGTGATGGCGTGGTAACAGGTTATGGAACCGTAAATGGAAGGTTGACTTATGTTTTTGCACAAGATTTTACTGTTTTTGGAGGCTCTTTGTCAGAAACACATGCTGAAAAAATTTGTAAAGTGATGGATTTAGCACTTAAAGTTGGTGCACCAATTATTGGCTTAAATGACTCGGGTGGTGCAAGAATTCAAGAAGGAGTGCGTTCACTTGCTGGGTATGCCGATATTTTTTACAAAAATGTTCAAGCATCTGGTGTAATTCCGCAATTATCAGCAATTATGGGTCCCTGCGCCGGTGGTGCCGTGTATTCACCTGCCATGACTGATTTTACCATGATGGTAGAAAACACAAGTTATATGTTCGTTACCGGACCAAATGTGGTAAAAACAGTTACAAATGAAGAAGTAACTAGTGAAGAATTAGGAGGCGCAAGTACACATTCTACAAAATCTGGAGTAGCACATAAAACGTCTTCTAATGATGTAGCTTGTTTAGAAGATATTAAGAGTCTTTTAAGTTATTTGCCTCAAAACAATACAGAAACACCTAAGTTGTTACCTTTTGAATTACAGGATGAAATTAGAGAAAACTTGGTGAATATTGTTCCTGAAAACGCCAATAAACCTTATGACATGCATGATGTGATATCGGGAATTATAGATGAAAATTCCTTTTATGAAATTCATAAAGATTATGCAGAAAATATTATTGTTGGTTTTGCTAGATTAGGAGGAAGAAGTATTGGTATCGTTGCAAATCAACCGCTATTTTTGGCAGGTGTTTTAGATGTAAATAGCTCTAAAAAAGCAGCTCGTTTTGTGCGTTTTTGTGATGCTTTTAATATTCCGTTGTTAGTTTTAGAAGACGTTCCAGGCTTTTTACCAGGAACCGATCAAGAATGGAATGGCATTATAGTGCATGGAGCAAAATTACTGTATGCTTTTAGTGAAGCTACAGTGCCAAGAATTACTGTAATTACCCGTAAGGCCTATGGTGGTGCTTATGATGTAATGAACTCAAAACATATTGGAGCAGATATGAATTTTGCATGGCCAAGTGCAGAAATAGCGGTTATGGGTGCAAAAGGAGCCGCTGAAATTATTTTTAAACGCGAAATTACATCCGCAGAAAATTCTGAAGAAAAATGGAAAGAAAAAGAAGCCGAATATGCCAAACTTTTTGCAAATCCTTATAGTGCTGCCCAACGTGGTTTTATTGATGAAGTAATTTTACCGCAAGACACAAGACGAAAATTAATTAAAGCCTTTTCTATGTTAGAAAATAAAGAAGTAGAAAGACCGAAACGAAAGCATGGAAATATTCCTTTATAG
- the accC gene encoding acetyl-CoA carboxylase biotin carboxylase subunit: protein MKKILVANRGEIAIRVMRTAKKMGIKTVAVFSTADRNAPHVRFADEAVLIGEAPSNKSYLLGDKIIEVAKKLKVDAIHPGYGFLSENAHFAEACENNNIIFIGPKSKAIKIMGSKLAAKEAVKGYNIPMVPGTEEAITDIPEAKKIAQEIGFPILIKASAGGGGKGMRVVEKEAEFESQMNRAISEAISAFGDGSVFIEKYVTSPRHIEIQIMADAHGNVVHLFERECSIQRRHQKVIEEAPSAILTPELRKIMGEAAIKVAKSCDYMGAGTVEFLLDDAHNFYFLEMNTRLQVEHPVSEWITRTDLVELQIRVARGEELTITQENLKINGHALELRVYAEDPLNDFLPSVGNLEVYKIPEGKNIRVDNGFEQGMDVPIYYDPMLSKLITYGKTREEAIELMITAIKNYHIEGIQTTLPFGSFVCEHDAFRSGNFDTHFVKKYYSPEALKTKQEEEAKIAALIAVKQYIKDQKLVRLPSK from the coding sequence ATGAAAAAAATTTTAGTAGCAAACAGAGGTGAAATTGCGATTCGTGTAATGCGAACAGCAAAAAAAATGGGCATAAAAACCGTAGCAGTATTCTCTACGGCAGATAGAAATGCGCCCCATGTTCGGTTTGCAGACGAAGCTGTATTAATCGGTGAAGCTCCTTCTAACAAATCTTATTTATTAGGCGATAAAATTATTGAGGTTGCCAAAAAACTAAAGGTAGATGCCATACATCCTGGTTATGGTTTTTTATCTGAAAACGCCCATTTTGCTGAAGCTTGTGAAAATAATAACATCATTTTTATTGGTCCTAAATCGAAAGCGATTAAAATTATGGGCAGCAAATTGGCAGCAAAAGAAGCTGTAAAAGGGTATAATATCCCCATGGTTCCTGGAACAGAGGAAGCTATTACCGACATACCAGAAGCTAAAAAAATAGCACAAGAAATTGGCTTTCCGATTCTTATAAAAGCTTCTGCTGGTGGTGGCGGAAAAGGAATGCGAGTGGTAGAAAAAGAAGCCGAATTTGAATCTCAAATGAACCGAGCAATTAGTGAAGCGATCTCAGCTTTTGGTGATGGGTCTGTTTTTATTGAAAAATATGTGACTTCACCTCGACATATCGAAATTCAAATTATGGCCGATGCACATGGTAATGTCGTACATCTTTTTGAACGCGAATGCAGTATTCAACGCCGTCATCAAAAAGTAATTGAAGAAGCACCTTCGGCTATTTTAACCCCAGAATTACGAAAAATAATGGGCGAGGCCGCTATTAAAGTAGCAAAGTCTTGTGATTATATGGGCGCCGGAACTGTTGAATTCCTGTTAGATGATGCTCATAATTTCTATTTTTTAGAAATGAATACACGTTTGCAAGTAGAACACCCGGTATCAGAATGGATTACTAGAACAGATTTGGTCGAATTGCAAATTCGTGTTGCGCGTGGTGAAGAACTTACCATCACACAAGAGAATTTAAAAATTAATGGACATGCTTTAGAATTGCGTGTTTATGCAGAAGATCCTTTAAATGACTTTTTACCTAGTGTCGGAAATTTAGAAGTTTACAAAATTCCTGAAGGAAAAAATATTCGGGTTGATAATGGTTTTGAGCAAGGAATGGATGTACCTATTTATTACGATCCGATGTTATCTAAATTAATAACCTACGGAAAAACTCGAGAGGAAGCTATTGAACTAATGATTACCGCTATAAAAAATTATCATATAGAAGGTATTCAGACCACTTTGCCCTTCGGAAGTTTTGTTTGTGAGCACGATGCTTTCCGTTCTGGAAACTTCGATACGCATTTTGTTAAGAAATATTATTCTCCTGAAGCTTTAAAAACGAAGCAGGAAGAAGAAGCTAAAATTGCTGCACTTATTGCAGTAAAACAATATATAAAAGATCAAAAATTAGTACGATTGCCTTCGAAATAA
- a CDS encoding acetyl-CoA carboxylase biotin carboxyl carrier protein subunit, translating into MKNSYPVKVNNTFDFEIDKKSALDLDALEISASEFHILQNNRSYQAEITEASFDQKTYAVKVDNNTYNVLIFNELDALIKEMGFEIGATKKVSEIKAPMPGLIIDINIKVGQEIKEFDALIILEAMKMENTLTSPRDGIIKSISVINGETVNKNQLLIEFE; encoded by the coding sequence GTGAAGAATTCATACCCAGTAAAAGTAAACAACACTTTCGATTTTGAGATTGATAAAAAATCTGCTTTAGATCTCGATGCGTTAGAAATTTCAGCCTCAGAATTTCATATCTTACAAAACAATCGTTCTTACCAAGCAGAGATTACCGAGGCTAGTTTTGATCAAAAAACCTATGCAGTAAAAGTAGATAACAATACGTATAATGTACTTATTTTTAATGAGCTAGATGCTTTAATTAAAGAAATGGGGTTTGAAATTGGTGCAACTAAAAAAGTAAGTGAAATTAAAGCTCCAATGCCTGGATTAATCATAGACATCAATATAAAAGTTGGTCAAGAAATAAAAGAATTTGATGCGCTGATTATTTTAGAAGCTATGAAAATGGAAAACACCTTAACATCACCAAGAGATGGTATTATAAAATCTATTTCAGTTATAAATGGTGAAACGGTAAACAAAAACCAACTCTTAATTGAATTTGAATAA
- a CDS encoding ABC transporter ATP-binding protein: MQHQKKSFTDTNKPKVSILKAFKTIIWPKRKLVFIGLILIVLSRLSGLVLPWKSKTLLDDVIPNKDFNQLYSLLLIVGLAILVQSITSFLLTRILSVQAQFLISELRAQVQKKVLSLPISFFDNTKSGALVSRIMNDVEGVRNLIGTGLVQLVGGTITAVISMVLLIGISPSMTFFVLVPVAVFGVLALKAFKYIRPIFRNRGVINAEVNGRLVETLSGVRVIKAFNAEAQENEVFEKGVEKLFQNVKKSLTATALMTSSSTFLLGVASTAIMGIGGYKIMTGELTVGDFLSFTLLLGFMIAPIVQMSNIGSQLTEALAGLDRTEELMNMSAEEDNENRTIVLKDVKGEIIFDDVSFAYKEGKEVLNNINFQVAAGSVTALVGSSGSGKSTIAGLSATFLNPKSGTITIDNQDMSKVKLSSYRKHLGVVLQDEFLFEGTIKENILFPRPNATEKELQNAVKAAYVNEFTDRFEDGLDTLIGERGVKLSGGQRQRLAIARAILADPKIIILDEATSSLDTESESLIQKSLSELVKDRTTIVIAHRLSTIKQADQILVIEAGSIAERGTHDELIEAKGRYFDLYTYQSKI, encoded by the coding sequence ATGCAACATCAAAAAAAATCATTTACCGATACTAACAAGCCAAAGGTTTCTATTTTAAAAGCGTTTAAAACGATTATATGGCCAAAACGAAAGCTAGTTTTTATCGGTTTGATATTAATTGTTTTAAGTAGATTGTCTGGTTTGGTTTTGCCATGGAAAAGTAAAACTTTGTTAGATGATGTAATTCCGAATAAAGATTTTAATCAATTATATAGTTTATTATTGATTGTTGGGTTGGCAATTTTGGTGCAATCAATTACATCTTTTTTATTAACCAGAATTTTAAGTGTACAAGCACAATTTTTGATATCAGAATTAAGAGCTCAAGTACAAAAGAAAGTATTGTCTTTGCCGATTAGTTTTTTTGATAACACCAAATCTGGAGCTTTGGTTTCTAGAATTATGAATGATGTTGAAGGGGTTCGGAATTTAATAGGAACGGGTTTGGTTCAGCTTGTTGGTGGGACGATTACAGCTGTAATTTCTATGGTTTTATTAATCGGAATTAGTCCTTCTATGACCTTTTTTGTTTTAGTTCCTGTTGCCGTTTTTGGAGTTTTGGCGTTAAAAGCATTTAAATATATTCGCCCGATATTTAGAAATAGAGGAGTTATCAATGCAGAGGTGAACGGAAGGTTGGTGGAAACATTGTCGGGAGTTCGAGTTATTAAAGCTTTTAATGCAGAAGCCCAAGAAAATGAGGTTTTTGAAAAAGGGGTAGAAAAATTATTTCAGAATGTAAAAAAGAGTTTAACGGCAACCGCACTTATGACAAGTTCCTCTACTTTTTTATTAGGAGTTGCTTCTACGGCCATAATGGGAATTGGAGGTTATAAAATAATGACTGGAGAGCTGACTGTTGGAGATTTTCTTTCGTTTACTTTATTGCTCGGTTTTATGATTGCGCCCATTGTTCAAATGAGTAATATTGGTAGTCAATTAACAGAGGCGTTAGCGGGTTTAGACCGCACCGAAGAGTTAATGAACATGTCTGCCGAAGAAGATAACGAAAACAGAACCATTGTTTTAAAGGATGTAAAGGGAGAAATTATTTTTGATGATGTTTCTTTTGCTTATAAAGAAGGCAAAGAGGTCTTAAATAACATTAATTTTCAAGTTGCTGCAGGTTCTGTAACAGCATTGGTTGGTAGTTCTGGCTCAGGAAAATCTACCATAGCAGGTTTGTCCGCAACCTTTTTGAATCCGAAATCTGGCACCATTACTATTGACAATCAAGATATGTCTAAAGTGAAATTGTCTAGTTATCGTAAACATTTAGGGGTTGTTTTACAAGATGAGTTTTTGTTTGAAGGAACGATCAAAGAAAATATTTTATTCCCAAGACCTAATGCAACTGAAAAGGAATTACAAAATGCTGTGAAGGCGGCATATGTAAATGAATTTACAGATCGTTTTGAGGATGGCTTAGATACTTTAATTGGAGAAAGAGGTGTAAAGCTTTCTGGAGGTCAACGCCAACGTTTGGCAATTGCGAGAGCAATTTTGGCGGATCCAAAAATTATTATTTTAGATGAAGCAACCTCTAGTTTAGATACGGAAAGTGAGTCTTTAATTCAGAAAAGTTTATCAGAATTGGTAAAAGATAGAACTACCATTGTGATTGCGCACAGATTGAGTACCATAAAACAAGCAGATCAAATTTTAGTCATCGAAGCCGGAAGTATTGCAGAAAGAGGAACACACGACGAGCTAATTGAAGCAAAAGGCAGGTATTTTGATTTATATACTTATCAATCAAAAATTTAA
- a CDS encoding DUF6503 family protein encodes MKKILLLFILGCVASCKNGVKNESFPLKLGKVFEKHGGIDLWRKAQILSFNKGEEVHTADLHSRKIVINSPKYSLGFDGEEIWLDVENSDSFKGNKDFYYNLYFYFYAMPFVLADDGIIYEKVADLVFEGTKYPGYKISYQANIGTSPDDNYILYYHPKNYQMEWLAYTVTFNSKESNHDYHMIKYTTWQSTNGLLLPKEITWYKMDEKGFPTEPEKPATEFTLPFISEAKLSDSFFEKPIGQ; translated from the coding sequence ATGAAAAAAATACTTTTATTGTTCATTCTAGGGTGTGTAGCTTCTTGCAAAAATGGAGTTAAAAACGAGAGTTTTCCCCTAAAATTAGGAAAGGTATTTGAAAAGCATGGGGGTATAGACCTTTGGAGAAAAGCACAAATATTGTCATTTAATAAAGGTGAAGAGGTGCATACTGCTGATTTGCATTCGCGTAAAATAGTCATTAATTCTCCAAAATATTCATTGGGTTTCGATGGGGAAGAAATTTGGTTAGATGTAGAGAATTCTGATTCCTTTAAAGGGAATAAAGATTTTTATTACAATTTGTATTTCTATTTTTATGCAATGCCTTTTGTGTTGGCAGACGATGGCATTATCTATGAAAAAGTAGCTGATTTAGTTTTTGAAGGAACAAAGTATCCAGGATATAAAATTTCTTATCAAGCCAATATAGGGACTTCACCTGATGATAATTATATTTTGTATTACCATCCAAAAAATTATCAAATGGAATGGCTCGCTTATACAGTTACTTTTAATTCGAAAGAATCTAATCATGATTACCATATGATAAAATATACTACATGGCAGAGCACAAATGGATTGCTCTTACCCAAAGAAATTACTTGGTATAAAATGGATGAAAAAGGATTTCCTACAGAGCCAGAAAAACCTGCAACGGAATTTACGTTGCCATTCATCAGTGAGGCCAAATTATCAGATTCTTTTTTTGAAAAACCAATTGGGCAATAA